In the Halichoerus grypus chromosome 4, mHalGry1.hap1.1, whole genome shotgun sequence genome, one interval contains:
- the ORMDL1 gene encoding ORM1-like protein 1 isoform X2: MNVGVAHSEVNPNTRVMNSRGMWLTYALGVGLLHIVLLSIPFFSVPVAWTLTNVIHNLGMYVFLHAVKGTPFETPDQGKARLLTHWEQLDYGVQFTSSRKFFTISPIILYFLASFYTKYDPTHFILNTASLLSVLIPKMPQLHGVRIFGINKY; the protein is encoded by the exons ATGAATGTTGGAGTTGCCCACAGTGAGGTGAATCCAAATACCCGTGTAATGAACAGCCGGGGTATGTGGCTGACATATGCATTAGGAGTTGGCTTGCTTCATATTGTCCTACTCAGTATTCCCTTCTTCAGTGTTCCTGTTGCTTGGACCTTAACAAATGTTATACATAATCTG GGGATGTATGTATTTTTGCATGCAGTAAAAGGAACACCTTTTGAAACTCCTGACCAGGGTAAAGCAAGGCTCCTAACTCATTGGGAACAACTGGACTATGGAGTACAGTTTACATCTTCACGGAAGTTTTTTACAATTTCTCCAATAATTCT aTATTTTCTGGCAAGTTTCTATACGAAGTATGATCCAACTCACTTCATCCTAAACACAGCTTCTCTCCTGAGTGTGCTAATTCCTAAAATGCCACAGCTACATGGTGTTCGGATCTTTGGAATTAATAAGTATTGA
- the ORMDL1 gene encoding ORM1-like protein 1 isoform X1, with translation MCCCLRRANMNVGVAHSEVNPNTRVMNSRGMWLTYALGVGLLHIVLLSIPFFSVPVAWTLTNVIHNLGMYVFLHAVKGTPFETPDQGKARLLTHWEQLDYGVQFTSSRKFFTISPIILYFLASFYTKYDPTHFILNTASLLSVLIPKMPQLHGVRIFGINKY, from the exons ATGTGCTGCTGTCTGCGGCG AGCAAACATGAATGTTGGAGTTGCCCACAGTGAGGTGAATCCAAATACCCGTGTAATGAACAGCCGGGGTATGTGGCTGACATATGCATTAGGAGTTGGCTTGCTTCATATTGTCCTACTCAGTATTCCCTTCTTCAGTGTTCCTGTTGCTTGGACCTTAACAAATGTTATACATAATCTG GGGATGTATGTATTTTTGCATGCAGTAAAAGGAACACCTTTTGAAACTCCTGACCAGGGTAAAGCAAGGCTCCTAACTCATTGGGAACAACTGGACTATGGAGTACAGTTTACATCTTCACGGAAGTTTTTTACAATTTCTCCAATAATTCT aTATTTTCTGGCAAGTTTCTATACGAAGTATGATCCAACTCACTTCATCCTAAACACAGCTTCTCTCCTGAGTGTGCTAATTCCTAAAATGCCACAGCTACATGGTGTTCGGATCTTTGGAATTAATAAGTATTGA
- the ORMDL1 gene encoding ORM1-like protein 1 isoform X3, which yields MCCCLRRANMNVGVAHSEVNPNTRVMNSRGMWLTYALGVGLLHIVLLSIPFFSVPVAWTLTNVIHNLGMYVFLHAVKGTPFETPDQGKARLLTHWEQLDYGVQFTSSRKFFTISPIILSYL from the exons ATGTGCTGCTGTCTGCGGCG AGCAAACATGAATGTTGGAGTTGCCCACAGTGAGGTGAATCCAAATACCCGTGTAATGAACAGCCGGGGTATGTGGCTGACATATGCATTAGGAGTTGGCTTGCTTCATATTGTCCTACTCAGTATTCCCTTCTTCAGTGTTCCTGTTGCTTGGACCTTAACAAATGTTATACATAATCTG GGGATGTATGTATTTTTGCATGCAGTAAAAGGAACACCTTTTGAAACTCCTGACCAGGGTAAAGCAAGGCTCCTAACTCATTGGGAACAACTGGACTATGGAGTACAGTTTACATCTTCACGGAAGTTTTTTACAATTTCTCCAATAATTCT